One part of the Myxococcales bacterium genome encodes these proteins:
- a CDS encoding phosphotransferase → MKSNWISGDADLGAAIDRCIEDPSRHGGEILARSAYRRVIRVELEAAPYPIVVKEFFPDRVRRTAASRALAGLRRLAGRSPAEREWVGLQRLHRAGISVPEPLAYARRAGGASLIVTPYVAGARTLDQSLDGYGFEKRRIMRGVGELIFRLHEEGFVHGDLHAGNILVGEKGPVLIDLQRVRATRSIADHIRDIAFLDFSLYQLGVTRSNRLRFRIAAADHGHFRVASERERLREIGRASQARSLDYYRGRTRRTLRPGEEFVSVTCGDQSGLRRAEFSEVALLSALAGHKIQCDTRGPGLIKNDHRARVSTVSASGHRVVVKEVLRTSARKRLADVFRGSAGRRAWVGGHGLQLRGIAAATPLAYLERKRWGVPITSLIVLEDVSGAICCADVGPGDPEAQLLPKQLLRLATRLHATGTLHSDLQSMHIYLVKRGEETELTLIDLEGVRFPGRLHDRQRIQMLSQVNATLDDDLISAEVRTRLFKQYVRNLPFDLGNERARKAIVQRSLGRNQRWQGKDCDLSQHRS, encoded by the coding sequence ATGAAGTCGAATTGGATCTCGGGCGACGCCGATCTCGGGGCCGCAATCGATCGCTGTATCGAAGATCCAAGCCGACACGGCGGCGAGATTCTCGCGCGTTCCGCGTATCGCCGGGTCATCCGCGTCGAACTCGAGGCGGCCCCGTATCCGATCGTGGTCAAGGAGTTCTTTCCCGATCGTGTGAGACGCACCGCCGCCAGCCGGGCGCTGGCGGGCCTGCGGCGACTCGCCGGGCGAAGCCCAGCGGAGCGCGAATGGGTGGGGCTGCAACGCCTTCATCGAGCCGGAATCTCCGTTCCCGAGCCCCTTGCCTACGCCCGGCGAGCCGGCGGCGCCAGCTTGATCGTGACCCCGTACGTCGCAGGCGCCAGAACCCTCGACCAGTCCCTCGACGGCTATGGCTTCGAAAAGCGCAGAATCATGCGCGGGGTGGGCGAGCTGATCTTCCGGCTACACGAAGAAGGCTTTGTCCACGGAGATTTGCATGCCGGCAATATCCTGGTCGGGGAAAAGGGCCCCGTGCTGATCGACCTGCAACGAGTTCGCGCGACCCGGTCCATTGCCGACCACATTCGCGACATCGCGTTTCTCGACTTTTCGCTGTACCAGCTGGGTGTCACCCGATCCAATCGTCTGCGCTTTCGCATCGCAGCAGCGGACCACGGTCACTTTCGGGTGGCGAGCGAGCGGGAGAGGCTGCGCGAGATCGGCCGCGCCAGTCAAGCGCGATCGCTCGACTACTACCGGGGACGGACCCGGCGTACCCTGCGCCCCGGTGAGGAATTCGTTTCCGTGACCTGTGGAGACCAGTCGGGTTTGCGGCGGGCAGAGTTCTCCGAAGTGGCCCTGCTTTCCGCGCTGGCCGGGCATAAGATTCAATGTGATACCCGGGGCCCCGGCCTGATCAAAAATGATCATCGCGCGCGGGTGAGCACGGTGAGCGCCTCGGGACACAGGGTCGTTGTCAAGGAAGTCCTGAGGACCAGCGCGCGCAAGCGTTTGGCCGATGTCTTTCGCGGTTCTGCCGGGCGGCGGGCCTGGGTCGGGGGTCACGGGTTGCAGCTTCGCGGCATTGCGGCCGCCACGCCCCTCGCCTACCTGGAAAGAAAACGCTGGGGAGTGCCGATCACTTCGTTGATTGTGCTCGAAGACGTCTCCGGGGCGATCTGTTGTGCCGACGTGGGACCGGGCGACCCGGAGGCCCAGCTCCTCCCCAAACAGCTGCTCCGGCTGGCGACTCGGCTGCATGCCACCGGGACACTCCACAGCGATCTACAATCCATGCACATCTACCTGGTAAAGCGCGGCGAAGAAACCGAACTCACCCTCATCGATCTCGAAGGGGTTCGCTTCCCGGGACGGTTGCACGATCGACAGCGCATTCAGATGTTGTCCCAAGTCAACGCGACCCTGGACGACGATCTCATCAGCGCCGAGGTGCGCACCCGGTTGTTCAAACAATATGTGCGCAATCTGCCGTTCGATCTGGGAAACGAGCGCGCGCGCAAAGCAATCGTGCAACGCAGCCTGGGGCGGAATCAACGCTGGCAGGGCAAGGACTGCGACCTCAGTCAGCACCGTAGCTGA
- a CDS encoding glycosyltransferase family 4 protein, with translation MRVALIVERFEATGGGGERVAWNVARELVRAGDDVHVLCRRGDDAPGLTVERLATPNFWQPLRVRAFDRNVRRALGRGNFDVVHSFSRTLTQDIFHAGGGSHADYMQKTYGSRGSKLRWFSPRHRTLLSLERRIFEDPKLIAQCVSKMVQREIATRYGVPEVRLPVIYCGVDLERFAPERHASDRDTIRSIFGVGDATVWLFAGSGWQRKGLDIAIEALAGVADPNTQLWVAGKDDPRRWRALAAHHGVENRTRFLGERSDLERYYAAADGFLLPTRYDAFGLVCLEAAAAGLPVVTSKNAGAAELFESCGEVVHASEDAMAYVRVMNDLARPDKRAELGARALAMARQHDWGQHVARLRALYQSVSR, from the coding sequence ATGCGTGTAGCCCTGATCGTGGAGCGCTTCGAGGCAACGGGTGGGGGTGGTGAGCGGGTTGCCTGGAACGTCGCCCGCGAACTGGTGCGGGCCGGCGACGATGTGCATGTGTTGTGCCGACGCGGAGACGACGCCCCGGGGCTCACGGTCGAGCGACTTGCGACGCCGAACTTTTGGCAGCCCCTGCGGGTCCGCGCCTTCGACCGCAACGTGCGCCGGGCCCTCGGGCGCGGCAACTTTGACGTCGTCCACTCCTTCAGTCGCACACTCACCCAAGACATCTTCCACGCAGGAGGCGGCAGTCACGCGGACTACATGCAGAAGACCTACGGGAGCCGAGGCTCGAAGCTTCGCTGGTTTTCACCCCGTCACCGAACGCTGCTCTCGCTAGAACGTCGAATCTTCGAAGACCCAAAACTCATCGCTCAGTGCGTGTCAAAAATGGTTCAACGAGAGATCGCCACTCGCTACGGCGTTCCCGAAGTACGACTGCCCGTAATTTATTGCGGCGTCGACCTCGAACGCTTTGCGCCGGAACGTCACGCGAGTGACCGGGACACGATTCGCTCAATATTCGGTGTCGGAGATGCGACCGTGTGGCTGTTCGCCGGATCGGGTTGGCAGCGCAAGGGGCTCGACATCGCGATCGAAGCGTTGGCCGGGGTAGCAGACCCGAACACACAGCTCTGGGTTGCCGGCAAAGACGACCCCAGGCGTTGGCGTGCGTTGGCCGCGCATCATGGGGTCGAGAATCGCACGCGGTTCCTGGGCGAGCGCTCCGATCTCGAACGCTACTACGCGGCGGCCGACGGATTCTTGCTGCCTACCCGATACGATGCATTCGGTCTGGTTTGTCTGGAAGCTGCCGCCGCCGGACTGCCGGTGGTGACGAGCAAGAATGCAGGCGCCGCCGAACTATTCGAATCCTGCGGCGAGGTGGTCCATGCTTCAGAAGACGCGATGGCCTATGTCCGGGTCATGAACGACCTCGCCCGCCCGGATAAGCGGGCGGAACTGGGGGCCAGGGCGCTGGCCATGGCGCGCCAACACGATTGGGGCCAACACGTGGCCAGATTGCGGGCTCTCTACCAAAGTGTTTCGCGCTGA
- a CDS encoding ABC transporter ATP-binding protein, with translation MSHRFWSGARCRRNIQLSAIEARNLSKRYGDVEAVSDLSFTINKGEIVGFLGPNGAGKTTTMRMLTGFLPATDGTAYIAGHEIFAEPLAARLAVGYLPENPPLYPEMTVLGYLRFVAKIKDVPRSESKDAVDRALLRCGLGEVRKRVIGDLSKGFRQRVGLAQAIVHNPPVLILDEPTVGLDPIQIREIRGLISDLASPERGEARHTVILSTHILNEVEAICERIILINEGRKVVDQPLAEIIGAGQSLEEVFARVTSRDEVAGDAAAEPVSGEAAI, from the coding sequence ATGAGTCATCGCTTCTGGTCTGGAGCCAGGTGTCGGAGGAATATTCAGTTGTCAGCCATTGAGGCGCGGAACCTTTCGAAACGCTATGGCGATGTCGAAGCCGTGTCGGATCTCTCGTTTACGATCAACAAAGGCGAAATTGTTGGCTTTCTGGGGCCCAATGGTGCCGGCAAGACGACGACGATGCGCATGCTCACGGGGTTTCTCCCGGCGACTGACGGCACCGCGTATATCGCGGGACACGAGATTTTCGCCGAACCCCTCGCTGCCAGACTTGCCGTCGGCTACTTGCCAGAAAATCCGCCGCTGTACCCGGAAATGACCGTACTCGGCTACCTCCGCTTTGTTGCAAAGATCAAGGACGTGCCCCGGAGCGAGAGCAAAGACGCGGTGGACCGCGCTCTTTTGCGCTGCGGTCTGGGCGAAGTCCGTAAACGCGTCATCGGCGACTTGTCCAAGGGCTTTCGCCAGCGAGTCGGTCTCGCCCAGGCGATCGTTCACAATCCGCCGGTGTTGATTCTCGACGAGCCCACCGTGGGCCTCGACCCGATTCAGATTCGAGAGATTCGCGGCCTGATTTCCGATCTCGCCTCCCCCGAGCGGGGCGAGGCGCGCCACACCGTGATTCTCTCGACGCACATTTTGAACGAAGTCGAGGCGATTTGTGAGCGCATCATTTTGATCAATGAAGGCCGCAAAGTGGTGGATCAACCGCTTGCAGAAATCATCGGCGCCGGTCAGAGCCTCGAAGAAGTATTCGCCCGGGTGACTTCGCGCGACGAGGTCGCGGGCGATGCAGCAGCCGAGCCGGTGAGTGGAGAGGCCGCCATATGA
- a CDS encoding ABC transporter permease subunit: MRHVLAIAQRELGSLFVSPVAYVVLTLWSVLAGTFFLSSLIGFDQQLEQASRYGSEGFLAQSNLNDHLIMPFYGSMWIVLLFLVPAVSMGLFANEKANGTDELLYTSPIRIWEIVVGKFLAGFAFVFLMTAIVGFFPGILFVYGEPEVGKTLTGLLGLLLVSFTYVAVGALASSLTKNQLIAFVMTMVALLVIGLMLPFIVEVGIGGDSGGGGIGIGPTVRYISTGPHFEALMTGVIDTVDLAYFAVVIAICMVMSKAALESVRWR, encoded by the coding sequence ATGAGGCATGTACTCGCCATTGCCCAGCGGGAGTTGGGTTCGCTCTTTGTTTCGCCGGTCGCGTATGTGGTATTGACGTTGTGGTCGGTACTCGCGGGAACTTTCTTCCTTTCGAGCCTGATCGGTTTCGATCAACAACTCGAGCAGGCGAGTCGCTACGGCTCCGAAGGGTTTCTGGCGCAATCGAATCTCAACGACCATCTCATCATGCCGTTCTACGGTTCGATGTGGATCGTTCTGCTGTTTCTCGTTCCCGCGGTCAGCATGGGACTCTTCGCCAACGAAAAGGCAAACGGCACCGACGAGCTTCTCTACACCTCTCCGATTCGGATCTGGGAGATCGTGGTCGGGAAGTTTTTGGCGGGTTTCGCCTTCGTCTTTCTCATGACCGCCATCGTCGGTTTCTTCCCGGGGATCCTCTTCGTCTACGGCGAACCCGAGGTTGGCAAGACCCTCACGGGCCTGCTTGGACTGTTGCTCGTGAGCTTTACCTACGTGGCGGTGGGGGCGCTGGCTTCGTCGCTGACCAAGAACCAACTCATTGCCTTCGTCATGACCATGGTTGCGCTGCTCGTCATCGGCTTGATGCTTCCGTTCATCGTGGAGGTCGGCATTGGCGGGGACTCTGGGGGCGGGGGCATCGGGATCGGTCCCACGGTCCGCTACATCTCGACCGGGCCCCACTTCGAAGCGCTGATGACCGGTGTCATCGACACGGTTGATCTCGCCTACTTCGCCGTCGTGATTGCAATTTGCATGGTGATGTCGAAGGCGGCGCTCGAAAGTGTGAGGTGGCGCTGA
- a CDS encoding GldG family protein: MTGWPALLGALGGVALCFGLLSAILALFQPVTDFTWVLANLVIGVILLGSAVASSLDALRERMASGEARRVGRYGVSALLGTALTLAILCMLAFVSTRYSKRFDWTEQKINTLSEQSLELLERLEQDVQITAFFNAGDAPPVRNLLDRYAHESDKIQLEFADPNRRPDLVQAFGIEPEALTRGLVRLAIGAAHLDLDTFSESEITNGLLKLSRGEGRKIYFLENHNERPIEGEGAGEGPGYGQAVAALQNETYTVESLFLASVGAVPEDADLVVVAGPTRPLLDPEHEALTAYINRGGSVMVLLDPRANTDLAEDLRVLGVEVGEDVVFDARLALFGQATSPFAGRFANHPITAKMRDTVIFHLARSVGVVDGATEFEAIVFTGEESWAETDLESWTQTGKAQYDAGDTVGPISVMVAGEIAVEGSEPGQDGDAPARARIVVVGDSDFASNELIGNYQNRDLFVNAVNWLVDDSDQIAIRPPISRASRFRMTSGSFLRIQLLSLFVIPELIAVAGVLSWWMRRKRPAS, encoded by the coding sequence ATGACGGGTTGGCCTGCATTGCTCGGTGCCCTCGGCGGAGTTGCCCTGTGCTTTGGCCTCTTGAGCGCGATCTTGGCGCTGTTTCAGCCAGTCACTGATTTCACATGGGTGCTGGCGAATCTGGTCATTGGTGTGATTTTGCTCGGGAGCGCCGTGGCATCGAGCCTCGACGCGTTGCGCGAGCGCATGGCTTCGGGGGAAGCGCGCCGGGTGGGAAGGTACGGTGTCAGTGCGCTGCTCGGGACAGCACTTACCCTGGCGATTCTCTGCATGCTGGCCTTCGTGTCTACTCGCTACTCGAAGCGCTTTGATTGGACCGAACAGAAGATCAACACCCTTTCCGAACAGTCTCTCGAACTGCTGGAACGGCTCGAGCAAGACGTGCAGATCACGGCCTTCTTCAACGCCGGGGATGCGCCGCCCGTGCGAAATCTGCTCGATCGATACGCCCACGAGAGCGACAAGATCCAACTCGAGTTTGCCGATCCAAACCGCCGGCCGGACCTCGTCCAGGCGTTCGGGATCGAACCCGAAGCTTTGACCCGCGGCCTGGTGCGCCTCGCGATCGGCGCTGCGCATCTCGATCTCGACACTTTCAGCGAATCCGAAATCACCAACGGGTTGCTCAAGCTGAGCCGGGGAGAGGGGCGAAAGATCTACTTCCTCGAGAACCACAACGAGCGTCCCATCGAAGGCGAGGGCGCAGGGGAGGGGCCGGGATATGGACAGGCGGTGGCGGCCCTGCAGAACGAAACCTACACCGTCGAGTCGCTGTTCCTGGCTTCGGTTGGCGCTGTTCCCGAAGACGCGGATCTGGTTGTCGTCGCCGGACCCACTCGCCCGCTGCTCGACCCGGAGCACGAGGCGCTCACGGCCTACATAAATCGCGGCGGCTCCGTCATGGTCTTGCTCGATCCGCGGGCCAATACCGACCTTGCAGAAGATCTTCGGGTCCTCGGTGTGGAGGTCGGAGAGGACGTCGTGTTCGATGCGCGCCTGGCGCTCTTCGGACAGGCGACTTCGCCTTTCGCCGGTCGCTTCGCCAATCACCCCATCACTGCAAAGATGCGCGACACCGTAATCTTCCACCTGGCGCGAAGCGTAGGGGTCGTCGACGGCGCGACGGAGTTCGAAGCCATCGTCTTTACCGGCGAGGAGTCCTGGGCCGAAACCGATCTCGAATCCTGGACACAGACGGGCAAGGCACAATATGATGCGGGAGATACTGTCGGTCCCATTTCCGTCATGGTGGCCGGCGAAATTGCAGTCGAGGGGAGCGAGCCAGGGCAGGACGGGGACGCGCCGGCCCGGGCGCGGATTGTCGTCGTTGGCGACAGTGACTTCGCCAGCAACGAACTGATTGGCAACTATCAGAACCGCGACCTCTTCGTCAACGCGGTCAACTGGTTGGTGGACGATTCGGACCAGATCGCGATTCGCCCACCCATCTCCCGCGCTTCCCGCTTTCGCATGACCAGTGGATCATTCCTGCGGATTCAACTTCTCTCCCTGTTCGTCATTCCCGAACTGATCGCCGTTGCGGGCGTGTTGTCCTGGTGGATGCGACGCAAGCGCCCGGCGAGTTGA
- a CDS encoding DUF4340 domain-containing protein translates to MQPRTTAILFVVAVLLGAFVYLYEIKGEAGREDAAAESRRIFPDVVAGEIDTLEFRTQDDRPFRSVRASDGWLIQRPVNFPGDDVNLDAIASTLANLKSESEIEAAGAPEIYGLGRSAKRIQFWVGEQSYTLEIGADTPVGGNVYVARGGDPDTVYSVALFRVGSFARDLDSLRDRRVLRFDRARVNRVVAGWPGGSVTLRKSEAGWEIVNPTGISGPADAKTVDDLLSDVAFLRAEGFVDHDVDHDVEEDRAAEPYYTLRLGLDEEGLDEETPSETEGHSLEVGFLVLGDPDGADYLVRAGYPGVLYSVPRSRIDGFPRELFSFRFKELSNFETLDVQSFELIFNVQVESNSSQMESVQVDRVATGWQAVGDEWVAGAAAGLIAEFARLEAVSVVADNASDDALAAFGLFPAQVTLRAYDASRELLAEVSLGTLDPDAGILAKALGQAVVYRLDAALAEQIPISLDALRARFLVPAVEAAAVEEPAVE, encoded by the coding sequence ATGCAGCCGCGGACTACCGCGATCCTGTTCGTCGTCGCTGTCCTGCTGGGGGCCTTCGTCTACCTCTACGAGATCAAGGGCGAAGCCGGGCGTGAAGACGCTGCGGCCGAGAGTCGGCGGATCTTTCCCGACGTCGTCGCCGGGGAGATCGATACCCTCGAATTCCGCACCCAGGACGATCGCCCCTTCCGGAGCGTTCGCGCGAGTGACGGCTGGCTCATCCAAAGGCCGGTCAATTTTCCCGGTGATGACGTCAACCTGGACGCCATCGCGAGTACCCTGGCGAACCTCAAGAGTGAATCTGAAATCGAGGCCGCCGGTGCCCCCGAAATCTACGGACTCGGCAGATCCGCCAAGCGAATTCAGTTTTGGGTAGGCGAGCAAAGCTACACCCTCGAGATCGGTGCAGACACGCCCGTGGGTGGCAACGTCTACGTTGCACGAGGCGGCGACCCCGACACGGTGTACAGCGTCGCTTTGTTCCGGGTGGGCTCTTTCGCCCGGGATCTCGATTCCCTGCGCGATCGGCGTGTCTTGCGCTTTGATCGCGCTCGGGTCAATCGTGTCGTCGCGGGGTGGCCCGGAGGGAGTGTGACGCTGCGCAAATCCGAAGCGGGTTGGGAGATTGTAAATCCGACGGGGATCTCGGGACCCGCGGACGCAAAGACGGTGGACGACCTGCTTTCCGATGTCGCCTTCTTGAGGGCGGAGGGTTTCGTCGATCATGACGTCGATCATGATGTCGAGGAAGATAGAGCCGCCGAGCCGTACTACACCCTGCGTCTAGGTCTCGACGAAGAAGGTCTCGACGAAGAAACGCCCTCGGAAACCGAAGGACATTCGCTCGAAGTGGGGTTCCTGGTGCTGGGCGATCCCGACGGCGCTGACTACCTCGTGCGCGCTGGGTATCCGGGGGTGCTCTACAGCGTGCCTCGCTCGCGCATCGACGGATTTCCCCGAGAGCTGTTTTCGTTTCGCTTCAAGGAACTCTCCAACTTCGAAACCCTGGACGTGCAGTCGTTCGAGTTGATCTTCAACGTTCAAGTCGAATCGAATTCATCGCAAATGGAGAGCGTGCAGGTCGATCGCGTTGCGACGGGTTGGCAGGCTGTGGGAGACGAGTGGGTTGCGGGCGCCGCCGCCGGTTTGATTGCCGAGTTTGCCCGGCTCGAGGCGGTTTCGGTGGTGGCGGACAACGCAAGTGACGATGCGCTCGCAGCGTTCGGGCTTTTCCCGGCACAAGTCACGCTCCGGGCCTACGATGCGTCGCGCGAACTGCTTGCCGAAGTGAGCCTGGGCACACTCGACCCCGACGCTGGCATCCTCGCAAAGGCGCTGGGGCAAGCTGTGGTCTATCGACTCGACGCCGCCCTCGCCGAACAGATCCCCATCTCCCTCGACGCCCTTCGAGCCCGCTTCCTGGTGCCCGCGGTCGAGGCAGCGGCAGTCGAAGAACCCGCAGTCGAGTAA
- a CDS encoding inositol monophosphatase, whose product MLALAERLAREAGAIQRDRYESELEIQTKSAAIDLVTEVDRQCEALIVSGIRSERPEDAILAEEGGSREQVSADWRWIVDPLDGTVNFAHGFPRFCVSIGIEYRGRRQVAVVYDPLLDECYRAVRGQGAFLGPRRLRISNANTIGESLVATGFAYDVHRSGADNLQHFARMLKAARGIRRDGSAALDLCYVAAGRLDAYWEFKLHPWDVAAGFLIVEEAGGKVTDLAGAPVPSSGVEVVASNGAVHDEFLSLLSA is encoded by the coding sequence CTGCTGGCATTGGCCGAACGCCTGGCCCGGGAAGCCGGTGCGATTCAACGGGATCGCTACGAAAGCGAACTCGAAATTCAAACCAAGAGCGCGGCGATCGATCTCGTTACCGAAGTCGATCGACAATGCGAAGCGTTGATCGTCTCCGGGATCCGAAGTGAGCGGCCGGAAGATGCCATCCTCGCCGAAGAAGGCGGGTCTCGGGAACAAGTCTCGGCGGATTGGCGCTGGATCGTCGATCCATTGGATGGCACCGTGAACTTCGCCCACGGTTTTCCTCGCTTCTGCGTCTCGATCGGCATCGAATACCGGGGCCGGCGCCAGGTCGCCGTGGTCTACGACCCGCTACTCGACGAGTGCTACCGAGCCGTGCGCGGCCAGGGCGCATTCCTCGGCCCGCGAAGGCTGCGGATATCGAACGCAAACACGATCGGAGAGTCGCTGGTCGCCACGGGCTTCGCCTACGACGTACACCGCAGCGGCGCCGACAACCTCCAACATTTCGCTCGCATGCTCAAGGCCGCGCGGGGGATCCGGCGCGACGGGAGTGCGGCGCTGGACCTCTGTTATGTGGCGGCGGGCAGACTGGACGCCTACTGGGAGTTCAAGTTGCATCCGTGGGATGTGGCCGCGGGCTTCTTGATCGTCGAGGAAGCCGGCGGAAAAGTGACGGACCTGGCCGGAGCACCTGTGCCGAGTTCGGGAGTGGAAGTCGTGGCCAGCAACGGTGCGGTTCACGACGAGTTTCTCAGCCTGTTGTCTGCTTGA